The following are from one region of the Gemmatimonadota bacterium genome:
- a CDS encoding Gfo/Idh/MocA family oxidoreductase: MASSGTYPGFLFFASPFSSLLLLFSAVSFGAKSVSYCNILIQTFEEVFMAERVKVAALGLAHDHVWSNLRALKALDNAVLVAGADGNAELREKFVEATGCELVYDDFEALLDNEEPDAVFVFTPTAHHADVVELCAPRGIHVMVEKPMAATLEQADRMLTAARKAGTVLMVNWPTAWNRGIRTAYRLVQEGAIGQVWQLLWRGGHCGPDELGCSEHFCDFLFDSHLNGAGAFNDYGGYGASLCVLFLGRPNRVVGMAGRLLKTHLPVDDNGMMILRYPNAMCRLEMTWTEAVPHKPPHDLMLHGTEGTIIAGSDVVLYTRDCKDGKTIAPDALPEGGNNASEHFIHCIQSGASPGFVTCADLSRNAQEIMEAGLISAINGIAMALPIEDHLFRE, translated from the coding sequence ATGGCTTCTTCAGGAACTTATCCGGGCTTTTTGTTTTTTGCATCGCCTTTTTCCTCTTTACTCCTGTTATTCTCCGCTGTATCATTTGGAGCCAAATCTGTTTCATACTGTAATATCCTGATTCAGACATTTGAGGAGGTATTTATGGCGGAAAGGGTAAAAGTGGCCGCATTGGGGCTGGCACACGATCACGTGTGGTCAAATTTGCGGGCGCTCAAAGCACTGGATAATGCCGTGCTGGTGGCTGGTGCAGATGGCAATGCAGAGCTGAGAGAAAAATTCGTCGAGGCAACGGGTTGTGAACTGGTATATGATGATTTTGAAGCGTTGCTGGACAATGAGGAGCCTGATGCGGTATTTGTATTTACTCCCACTGCACATCACGCCGATGTGGTGGAATTGTGTGCGCCGCGCGGAATTCATGTGATGGTTGAAAAACCGATGGCAGCGACCTTAGAGCAAGCAGACCGCATGTTGACGGCTGCGCGAAAGGCGGGGACGGTGTTGATGGTCAATTGGCCAACGGCATGGAATCGCGGCATCCGCACAGCTTATCGCTTGGTGCAAGAAGGCGCGATCGGACAGGTGTGGCAACTGCTGTGGCGCGGTGGGCATTGTGGACCGGATGAGTTGGGGTGTTCCGAACATTTTTGCGACTTCCTATTTGATAGCCATCTCAATGGCGCCGGTGCTTTTAACGATTACGGGGGATATGGCGCGAGTTTGTGCGTGTTGTTTTTGGGGCGACCAAATCGCGTGGTGGGAATGGCGGGGCGGCTATTGAAAACGCATTTGCCTGTAGATGATAATGGGATGATGATTTTGCGCTATCCAAATGCGATGTGCCGGCTGGAGATGACCTGGACAGAAGCTGTGCCGCACAAGCCGCCGCACGATTTGATGTTGCACGGGACGGAAGGGACGATTATTGCGGGAAGCGATGTTGTTTTGTACACCCGTGATTGTAAAGACGGCAAAACAATTGCGCCAGATGCATTGCCCGAAGGGGGAAATAATGCCTCCGAACATTTTATTCATTGTATTCAATCTGGTGCATCGCCCGGTTTTGTGACTTGCGCGGATTTGTCGCGCAATGCACAGGAAATTATGGAGGCGGGGCTTATTTCTGCGATCAATGGCATTGCCATGGCATTGCCCATTGAAGATCATTTGTTCAGGGAGTAG